In Rhizobiales bacterium NRL2, a genomic segment contains:
- a CDS encoding 4-diphosphocytidyl-2C-methyl-D-erythritol kinase: MRFGRLPLDEAEGALLAHSVTVDGRRLKKGHRLTRQDIAGLAQAGYPDILAARLEAGDVSEDEAAGRIAEAACGDGAAVNAPFTGRCNIYAEVSGIVCIDPEIVASINSIDESITIATLRPYEAVEKGQMLATVKIIPFAVEAHLLAAATERATGAVRVAPFQARRVGVISTRLPETKASVIDKGVELMRRRLERTGGEVAEAVTIDHHEDAVAEAVAKQAAAGLAPIVIFSASAITDRRDVVPAGIVAAGGGIDHYGMPVDPGNLMLMARIGDAPVIGAPGCARSPKENGFDWVINRLAAGLEVGPGEIMAMGVGGLLVDTGQRGAPREKRASTAPRMPKVAAILLAAGQSRRMGAVNKLLATVAGKPLVRHAWDAIAASKASPVIVVTGHEGERVREALGDAPEAIFVENPDYAEGLSTSLNAGLLAAPEDCEAVVVCLGDMPRVREGLIDRLISAYNPVEGRAICVPTRDGKRGNPVLFDRQFFAEVRDIAGDVGAKHLIGRHEDMVAEVAVDDDAIFLDVDTPEALEKLA; encoded by the coding sequence GTGAGGTTCGGCCGGCTACCACTCGATGAGGCGGAAGGGGCGCTCCTCGCCCACTCGGTCACGGTGGACGGCCGCCGCCTGAAGAAGGGACATCGGCTGACCCGCCAGGACATCGCCGGGCTGGCGCAGGCCGGGTATCCGGACATACTCGCCGCGCGTCTTGAAGCGGGCGACGTGAGCGAGGACGAGGCGGCCGGACGCATCGCCGAGGCCGCCTGCGGGGATGGTGCAGCTGTCAACGCACCGTTCACGGGCCGCTGCAATATCTACGCGGAAGTATCTGGTATCGTTTGCATCGATCCGGAAATCGTCGCGTCGATCAATTCGATCGACGAGTCGATCACCATTGCCACGCTCCGGCCCTACGAGGCCGTCGAGAAGGGGCAGATGCTGGCGACGGTCAAGATCATTCCTTTCGCGGTCGAGGCGCATCTGCTCGCTGCCGCGACCGAGCGGGCGACCGGCGCGGTGCGGGTCGCACCCTTCCAGGCGCGGCGCGTCGGCGTGATCTCGACCAGGCTGCCGGAAACCAAGGCGAGCGTCATCGACAAGGGCGTGGAACTGATGCGCCGGCGTCTCGAACGGACCGGCGGCGAGGTCGCCGAGGCGGTCACCATCGACCATCATGAGGATGCGGTGGCGGAGGCGGTGGCGAAACAGGCGGCGGCCGGTCTCGCGCCCATCGTGATCTTTTCCGCGTCCGCGATCACCGACCGCCGCGACGTGGTGCCGGCGGGGATCGTCGCCGCCGGCGGCGGGATCGACCATTACGGCATGCCGGTCGATCCGGGCAACCTGATGCTGATGGCGCGGATCGGGGATGCGCCGGTAATCGGCGCGCCGGGCTGCGCCCGAAGCCCGAAGGAAAACGGGTTCGACTGGGTAATCAACCGTCTGGCCGCCGGTCTTGAAGTCGGGCCGGGCGAGATCATGGCCATGGGGGTCGGCGGTCTGCTGGTCGACACGGGTCAGCGCGGGGCGCCCCGGGAGAAGCGCGCCTCGACCGCCCCGCGCATGCCGAAGGTGGCCGCCATCCTGCTCGCCGCCGGCCAGTCGCGGCGCATGGGGGCGGTGAACAAGCTGCTGGCGACGGTCGCGGGCAAGCCGCTGGTCCGCCACGCCTGGGACGCCATCGCCGCCAGCAAGGCGTCTCCTGTCATCGTTGTGACAGGCCACGAGGGTGAGCGCGTCCGCGAGGCGCTGGGTGACGCACCCGAGGCCATCTTCGTGGAGAACCCGGACTATGCGGAGGGACTCAGCACTTCGCTGAACGCTGGTCTGCTTGCCGCGCCGGAAGACTGCGAGGCCGTTGTCGTCTGTCTTGGCGACATGCCGCGGGTGAGGGAGGGACTGATCGACCGGCTGATCAGCGCCTACAACCCGGTCGAGGGGCGCGCCATCTGCGTGCCCACGCGGGACGGCAAGCGGGGCAATCCCGTGCTGTTCGACCGGCAGTTCTTCGCCGAAGTGCGGGACATTGCCGGCGACGTGGGCGCCAAACATCTGATCGGCCGGCACGAGGACATGGTCGCCGAGGTCGCGGTGGATGACGACGCCATCTTTCTGGACGTGGATACGCCAGAAGCGCTGGAGAAACTGGCTTGA
- a CDS encoding oxidoreductase yields the protein MAKRAAFIGLGVMGFPMAGYLQQKGYDTCVYNRTAAKAGEWKSKHGGRSAATPREAAEGADFVMACVGNDDDLRGVVLGADGAFAGMKEGAIFVDHTTASADVARELAAKGAEMGLGFVDAPVSGGQAGAENGVLTVMCGGDQAHFDAAKPAIDCYARACERLGGVGAGQLTKMVNQICIAGLVQGLSEALHFAQKAGLDGRAVIDVISKGAAQSWQMENRYETMLDDKFDFGFAVDWMRKDLGLCLEEGKRIGASLPVAGLVDQFYGDVQSMGGGRWDTSSLIRRLRQLQKSYG from the coding sequence ATGGCAAAGCGTGCGGCATTCATCGGACTGGGCGTCATGGGTTTTCCGATGGCGGGGTATCTCCAGCAGAAGGGTTACGACACCTGTGTCTACAACCGCACCGCGGCCAAGGCCGGGGAGTGGAAGTCCAAACACGGGGGCCGCAGCGCGGCGACCCCACGGGAAGCGGCCGAAGGCGCGGATTTCGTCATGGCCTGTGTCGGCAATGATGACGACCTTCGCGGCGTCGTGCTGGGCGCCGACGGCGCCTTTGCAGGGATGAAGGAAGGCGCCATCTTCGTCGATCACACCACGGCCTCGGCGGATGTCGCCCGCGAGCTTGCCGCCAAGGGCGCGGAGATGGGGCTGGGCTTCGTCGACGCACCGGTCTCGGGCGGTCAGGCCGGGGCGGAAAACGGCGTACTGACCGTGATGTGCGGCGGCGATCAGGCGCATTTCGACGCCGCGAAGCCGGCCATCGACTGCTACGCCCGGGCCTGCGAACGGCTGGGTGGCGTCGGCGCTGGCCAGCTGACCAAGATGGTCAACCAGATCTGCATCGCCGGGCTGGTCCAGGGCCTGTCGGAGGCGCTGCACTTCGCCCAGAAGGCCGGGCTCGACGGCCGCGCGGTGATCGACGTGATCTCCAAGGGCGCCGCCCAGTCCTGGCAGATGGAAAACCGCTACGAGACCATGCTGGACGACAAGTTCGATTTCGGCTTCGCCGTGGACTGGATGCGCAAGGACCTGGGCCTCTGCCTGGAGGAAGGCAAAAGGATCGGTGCGAGCCTGCCTGTGGCCGGTCTGGTCGACCAGTTCTACGGCGACGTCCAGTCCATGGGCGGCGGCCGCTGGGATACCTCCAGCCTGATCCGGCGTCTGCGGCAGCTCCAGAAATCCTATGGCTGA
- a CDS encoding ribonuclease Z — protein MDVTILGSGSPMPHPDRAGPATLVRARDRNFLFDCGRGVLMRTAAVDVGAAALAGLFITHMHSDHTTDFNDVITTRWIMSPGPNPLAVYGPGGMAAFARATLAALETDIGYRIAHHDDLTDPPRLDVHELEAGLVLDTDGVRITCAPTDHSPVHPTLGYRIEAEGLVVAIAGDTVPCAGLDEICRDADIYVQTAIRRDVVERARMQRMRDVLDYHSDVRQAGETARRCGVKTLVLNHLVPPPSPEQEADWKAIAAEVFDGEILVARDLMRIGG, from the coding sequence ATGGACGTGACAATTCTCGGCAGCGGCTCGCCGATGCCGCATCCGGATCGCGCCGGCCCGGCGACGCTGGTGCGTGCCCGCGACAGGAATTTCCTGTTCGATTGCGGCCGCGGTGTGTTGATGCGGACCGCGGCCGTCGACGTGGGCGCGGCGGCGCTTGCCGGGCTGTTCATTACCCACATGCACAGCGATCATACGACGGACTTCAACGACGTGATCACGACGCGCTGGATCATGAGCCCGGGCCCGAATCCGCTCGCCGTGTACGGGCCGGGCGGAATGGCCGCTTTCGCTCGCGCGACGCTGGCGGCGCTGGAGACGGATATCGGCTACCGCATCGCCCATCACGACGACCTGACCGATCCGCCACGGCTCGATGTTCACGAGCTGGAAGCGGGGCTCGTGCTCGACACCGATGGCGTTCGCATCACCTGTGCGCCCACCGATCACAGCCCGGTCCATCCGACCCTGGGCTACCGCATCGAGGCGGAGGGCCTCGTCGTCGCCATCGCCGGAGACACGGTGCCGTGCGCCGGACTGGACGAGATCTGCCGGGACGCGGACATCTATGTCCAGACCGCGATCCGCCGCGACGTGGTCGAACGTGCGCGGATGCAGCGGATGCGTGATGTTCTGGACTATCACTCCGATGTCCGCCAGGCCGGCGAGACCGCCCGGCGCTGCGGTGTGAAGACACTGGTGCTGAACCATCTCGTGCCGCCACCGTCGCCGGAGCAGGAAGCCGACTGGAAGGCCATCGCCGCCGAGGTCTTCGACGGCGAGATTCTCGTCGCCCGGGATCTGATGCGGATCGGAGGCTGA
- a CDS encoding short-chain dehydrogenase, with amino-acid sequence MRHLFDLSGKTAVVTGGSKGIGKAICQALAAHGAKVVVASRKLDACQAVVDEITADGGEATAIACNITHRDDLGKLVEQSKAAYGQIDIMICNAAVNPFMGSNLDIPDEAFDKIMTCNVQSNLWLAQMVVPEMQARKDGAFIIVSSIGGLKGSAALGAYAISKAADMQLVRNLASEFSKDNIRFNCIAPGLVKTDFAKALWSDEDRASRRIKGTPLNRLGEPEDIAGIAVYLAAPAGSWTTGQTFVIDGGVMANATAG; translated from the coding sequence GGCGGGTCCAAGGGCATCGGCAAGGCGATCTGCCAGGCCCTGGCCGCCCACGGCGCCAAGGTCGTCGTCGCCAGCCGCAAGCTGGACGCCTGCCAGGCCGTGGTCGACGAGATCACGGCCGATGGCGGCGAGGCGACGGCGATCGCCTGCAACATCACCCACCGCGACGATCTCGGGAAGCTGGTCGAGCAGTCGAAGGCCGCCTACGGGCAGATCGACATCATGATCTGCAATGCCGCGGTGAACCCCTTCATGGGCTCCAACCTCGACATTCCCGACGAGGCCTTCGACAAGATCATGACCTGCAACGTGCAGTCGAATCTCTGGCTGGCGCAGATGGTCGTGCCGGAAATGCAGGCCCGCAAGGACGGCGCCTTCATCATCGTCTCCTCCATCGGCGGTCTGAAGGGCAGCGCGGCGCTGGGCGCCTACGCGATCTCGAAGGCTGCGGACATGCAACTGGTGCGCAACCTCGCCTCGGAGTTCAGCAAGGACAACATCCGCTTCAACTGCATCGCGCCGGGCCTGGTGAAGACCGACTTCGCAAAAGCGCTGTGGTCGGACGAGGACCGGGCGTCGCGGCGGATCAAGGGCACGCCGCTCAACCGCCTCGGCGAGCCCGAGGACATCGCCGGCATCGCCGTCTATCTCGCCGCGCCCGCCGGCTCCTGGACCACGGGCCAGACCTTCGTCATCGACGGCGGCGTCATGGCCAACGCCACCGCCGGATAG
- a CDS encoding VWA domain-containing protein produces MYFARALRAAGLPVGPGQMLDAIRAVETAGLRRRDDFYWTLHAIFVKRRDQKELFDQAFQIFWRNPELLEKMMSLLMPVVHPDIEETPAEKKKAMRRVAEALARAQEDQPVGEKKELEVDMSLTVSDEERLQAKDFEDMTAEELERARKAIQRMRLPLADIKTRRFAPKAHGRRVDMRRSFRSTLKSGGDIVKLEHRARVRRHPPLVILCDISGSMERYSRMMLHFMHAVTNDRDRVHSFVFGTRLTNISRHLRHRDIDLALERIGDQVRDWSGGTRIGATLAEFNQYWSRRVLGQGAVVLLITDGLDRDAGEGLEKEMERLHKSCRRLIWLNPLLRYDGFKPRARGIRAILPHVDEFLPVHNLQSLGDLTAALSDLGRRRNAGAGIMAEAEAEAQT; encoded by the coding sequence ATGTACTTCGCGCGCGCGCTCAGGGCCGCCGGCCTGCCGGTGGGCCCGGGCCAGATGCTGGACGCGATCCGCGCGGTCGAGACGGCCGGCCTGCGGCGGCGCGACGACTTCTACTGGACCCTGCACGCGATCTTCGTGAAGCGCCGCGACCAGAAGGAGCTGTTCGACCAGGCGTTCCAGATCTTCTGGCGCAATCCGGAGCTGCTGGAAAAGATGATGTCGCTGCTGATGCCCGTGGTGCATCCAGACATCGAGGAGACGCCGGCGGAGAAGAAGAAGGCGATGCGCCGCGTCGCCGAGGCGCTGGCGCGCGCGCAGGAAGACCAGCCGGTCGGCGAGAAGAAGGAACTCGAAGTCGACATGTCGCTGACCGTTTCCGACGAGGAACGGTTGCAGGCCAAGGACTTCGAGGACATGACGGCCGAGGAGCTGGAACGGGCGCGCAAGGCGATCCAGCGCATGCGCCTGCCGCTGGCCGACATCAAGACGCGGCGTTTCGCGCCCAAGGCCCATGGCCGCCGTGTCGACATGCGCCGGTCCTTCCGCTCGACGCTGAAGTCCGGCGGCGACATCGTGAAGCTGGAACACCGCGCCCGCGTCCGGCGCCATCCACCGCTGGTCATCCTCTGCGACATCTCCGGCTCCATGGAACGTTATTCGCGGATGATGCTGCACTTCATGCACGCGGTGACCAACGACCGGGACCGGGTCCACAGCTTCGTCTTCGGCACGCGGCTGACCAACATCAGCCGCCATCTCAGGCACCGCGACATCGACCTGGCGCTCGAGCGGATCGGCGATCAGGTGCGGGACTGGTCCGGCGGCACCCGTATCGGGGCGACCCTGGCCGAGTTCAACCAGTACTGGTCCAGGCGGGTGCTGGGGCAGGGCGCGGTGGTCCTGCTGATCACTGACGGCCTGGACCGGGACGCCGGCGAGGGGCTGGAGAAGGAGATGGAGCGGCTTCACAAGTCGTGCCGTCGGCTGATCTGGCTGAACCCGCTCCTGCGCTATGACGGCTTCAAGCCAAGGGCGCGCGGCATCCGGGCGATCCTGCCTCATGTTGACGAATTTCTGCCGGTCCACAATCTTCAGAGTCTCGGCGACCTGACGGCCGCCCTGAGCGATCTCGGCCGGCGCCGCAATGCGGGCGCCGGCATCATGGCAGAGGCGGAGGCGGAGGCGCAGACATGA
- a CDS encoding AAA family ATPase: MQNVSEAGEDLAQEVEALGEKAHRIRDAIGQVIFGQHSVIDETLVTLLSGGHVLFIGVPGLAKTKLVVTLGAVLSLDSRRVQFTPDVMPADILGSEVLEESDAGRRSFRFIQGPVFCQLLMADEINRASPRTQSALLQAMQEYHVSVAGERHELPRPFHVLATQNPLEQEGTYPLPEAQLDRFFMQINVPYPDIEAERRMLLSTTGAEEVSPGAVMTADELMKAQRLVRRLPVGDSVVEAILTLVRSGRPEESGDEEIRRHVAWGPGPRASQALMLGVRARALLEGRYAPSVDDVAALAPPILRHRMAVNFAARADGVTVEQIVARLVSRL; the protein is encoded by the coding sequence ATGCAAAACGTCAGCGAAGCGGGCGAGGACCTCGCCCAGGAAGTGGAAGCGCTGGGCGAGAAGGCCCACCGCATCCGCGACGCGATCGGGCAGGTCATCTTCGGGCAGCATTCGGTGATCGATGAGACGTTGGTGACCCTGCTGTCGGGCGGTCATGTGCTTTTCATCGGGGTGCCGGGCCTGGCGAAGACCAAGCTGGTGGTGACGCTCGGGGCCGTGCTGTCGCTCGACAGCCGGCGCGTGCAGTTCACGCCCGACGTCATGCCGGCCGACATCCTGGGTTCCGAGGTGCTGGAGGAATCCGACGCCGGACGGCGCTCCTTCCGCTTCATCCAGGGGCCGGTCTTCTGCCAGTTGCTGATGGCCGACGAAATCAACCGCGCCAGCCCGCGTACCCAGTCCGCGCTGCTGCAGGCGATGCAGGAATACCATGTCTCCGTCGCCGGCGAGCGTCATGAGCTGCCCCGGCCGTTCCACGTGCTGGCGACCCAGAACCCGCTGGAGCAGGAAGGTACCTATCCGCTGCCGGAGGCGCAGCTCGACCGCTTCTTCATGCAGATCAACGTGCCCTATCCGGACATCGAGGCCGAGCGCCGGATGCTGCTTTCGACGACCGGCGCCGAGGAAGTCTCGCCAGGCGCGGTGATGACCGCCGACGAACTGATGAAGGCGCAGCGGCTGGTCCGGCGCCTGCCGGTCGGCGACAGCGTGGTCGAAGCGATCCTGACGCTGGTGCGGTCCGGCCGGCCCGAGGAGAGCGGCGACGAGGAGATCCGCCGTCACGTAGCCTGGGGACCGGGGCCGCGCGCTTCGCAGGCGCTGATGCTGGGCGTGCGCGCCCGCGCATTGCTGGAGGGCCGCTACGCGCCGTCCGTGGATGATGTCGCCGCGCTGGCGCCGCCGATCCTGCGGCACCGCATGGCCGTCAATTTCGCCGCGCGTGCCGACGGCGTCACCGTCGAGCAGATCGTCGCGCGGCTCGTGAGCCGGCTCTAG
- a CDS encoding cupin, with translation MPAGRASSLLMEHGSMTLRYYAPKGRDPQTPHEQDELYIVASGSGTFFMNGERVPFGPGDALFAPAGAEHRFEDFSDDFATWVIFYGPDGGE, from the coding sequence ATTCCGGCGGGCCGCGCGTCATCGCTGCTCATGGAGCACGGCTCCATGACGCTCCGCTACTACGCGCCGAAGGGCCGCGACCCGCAGACGCCGCACGAACAGGACGAGCTCTACATCGTCGCCAGCGGCTCGGGCACGTTCTTCATGAATGGCGAACGCGTGCCCTTCGGCCCGGGCGACGCCCTTTTCGCCCCCGCCGGCGCCGAGCACCGCTTCGAGGATTTCTCGGACGACTTCGCGACCTGGGTGATCTTCTACGGGCCCGACGGCGGAGAATAG
- a CDS encoding ATPase: MSDAPRALPETIDATVELLSQGDYVADRSLATVAFLSLRMGRPIFLEGEAGVGKTEIAKVLAHSLGRKLVRLQCYEGLDTASAVYEWNYARQMLEIRLAEAAGETDREKLAKGIFTEEFLIRRPLLQALESENGAAPVLLIDELDRTDEPFEAYLLEVLSDYQITIPEIGTIKAAEPPIVVITSNRTREIHDALKRRCLYHWVDYPSAERELEILARKAPGAPERLTREIVGFIQELRKMDLFKVPGVAETIDWTKALSELDVIALDPDTVNNTLGVILKYQDDIAKMQGSEAARILRQVQAEAAALG, from the coding sequence ATGTCCGACGCGCCCCGCGCCCTGCCCGAGACGATCGACGCGACCGTCGAGTTGCTGTCCCAGGGCGATTATGTCGCCGACCGCAGTCTGGCGACCGTGGCCTTCCTGTCGCTGCGCATGGGCCGCCCGATCTTCCTGGAAGGCGAGGCCGGCGTCGGCAAGACCGAGATCGCCAAGGTCCTGGCGCACAGCCTGGGCCGGAAGCTGGTCCGGCTGCAGTGCTATGAGGGACTGGATACGGCTTCGGCTGTCTATGAATGGAACTACGCCCGCCAGATGCTGGAGATCCGCCTGGCCGAGGCAGCGGGCGAGACCGACCGCGAGAAGCTGGCGAAGGGTATCTTCACCGAGGAGTTCCTGATCCGCCGGCCGCTGCTGCAGGCGCTGGAAAGCGAGAACGGCGCCGCCCCGGTACTGCTGATCGACGAACTGGACCGCACCGACGAACCCTTCGAGGCCTATCTGCTGGAGGTGCTGTCCGACTACCAGATCACGATCCCCGAGATCGGCACCATCAAGGCCGCCGAGCCGCCGATCGTCGTCATCACCTCCAACCGCACCCGGGAGATCCATGACGCGCTGAAGCGGCGCTGCCTTTATCACTGGGTCGACTATCCCTCTGCCGAGCGCGAACTCGAGATTCTCGCCCGCAAGGCCCCCGGCGCGCCGGAGCGGCTGACGCGGGAGATCGTCGGCTTCATCCAGGAGCTCAGGAAGATGGACCTGTTCAAGGTTCCGGGCGTGGCCGAAACCATCGACTGGACCAAGGCGCTGAGTGAACTCGATGTCATCGCCCTCGATCCCGACACGGTGAACAACACCCTTGGCGTGATCCTGAAATATCAGGATGACATTGCGAAGATGCAGGGCAGCGAGGCGGCGAGGATCCTGCGCCAGGTCCAGGCCGAGGCGGCCGCGCTGGGATGA